One stretch of Microbacterium terrae DNA includes these proteins:
- the rpsD gene encoding 30S ribosomal protein S4, which yields MATKSQDRRKVRLSRALGVALTPKAAKYLEKRPYAPGEHGRTKRKQDSDYAVRLREKQRLREQYGIREKQMRNTFNEARRKDGLTGENLVELLEMRLDALVLRAGLARTTAQARQLVVHRHILVDGQLVDRPSFRVKPGQLIHVKAKSEGTEPFQVAAAGGHAEVLPPVPGYLEVELDKLQARLVRRPKRAEVPVVCEVQLVVEYYAAR from the coding sequence GTGGCTACGAAGTCCCAGGACCGCCGCAAGGTCCGCCTCTCCCGCGCCCTCGGCGTCGCGCTGACCCCCAAGGCAGCCAAGTACCTCGAGAAGCGTCCGTACGCGCCCGGCGAGCACGGTCGCACCAAGCGCAAGCAGGACAGCGACTACGCCGTCCGCCTCCGCGAGAAGCAGCGTCTGCGCGAGCAGTACGGCATCCGCGAGAAGCAGATGCGCAACACCTTCAACGAGGCCCGCCGCAAGGACGGCCTGACCGGTGAGAACCTGGTCGAGCTGCTCGAGATGCGTCTCGACGCCCTCGTGCTGCGCGCCGGCCTCGCCCGCACCACCGCGCAGGCTCGCCAGCTCGTCGTGCACCGCCACATCCTGGTCGACGGCCAGCTCGTGGACCGCCCGTCGTTCCGCGTGAAGCCGGGTCAGCTCATCCACGTCAAGGCCAAGAGCGAGGGCACCGAGCCCTTCCAGGTCGCAGCCGCCGGCGGTCACGCCGAGGTGCTGCCGCCCGTTCCGGGCTACCTCGAGGTCGAGCTCGACAAGCTGCAGGCCCGTCTCGTGCGTCGCCCCAAGCGCGCCGAGGTTCCGGTCGTGTGCGAGGTTCAGCTGGTTGTGGAGTATTACGCAGCCCGATAG